One window of Natrinema sp. SYSU A 869 genomic DNA carries:
- a CDS encoding sodium/proline symporter — MVNEGLAGSAGIWVLGTFAVYLLVLLGIGLYSSQLMDSVDDYVIGGRSIGPVVTGFSERASEMSGWLTLGVPSDAFGTGVMAFYNGLGMIPADLFAWAGIAKRLRKYTEIVKAVTLPTFFETRLQDDTGYVKGVSAIVLMIFEGGYVGAQIVAAGTLLEVLTGVSSLIGILVGGVIVVGYTMLGGYFAVAWSDYVQGAIILIAFIILPIIAFTNYGLPFGELESIGSSYTSVTAGMSGWAAIFGIISYAAIGLGIPGNPHVMVRFMGIDEVKNIRLAALVAQLFMFVAYIGAGFVGLYALVVFGQSGIEDPNNVMPLLTLEFFPGAIAGIILAAALAAMMSSADSQLLVATSAIVEDVYHGYINPDASQETLVRYSQYVTLGLGAASVAFAYFAQNTPIYTLVLDYAWGGLGAAIGPTLIASLWWKRITATGSVASMIVGTLTMVLWIQLSTLLEVLGLMGAVEGSAFLTGLVGVYGLFPAFILSTTTLIVVSLLTKPPEGVDDHFQSFDKPLSALSSSDDPTGTPEYVTDGGRDVDPKAVTETDNIRAHVTASDYWETGDE, encoded by the coding sequence ATGGTCAATGAGGGGCTCGCCGGTTCGGCCGGAATCTGGGTTCTCGGGACGTTTGCGGTCTATCTCCTCGTCCTCCTCGGTATCGGGCTGTACTCCTCCCAACTCATGGACTCCGTCGACGACTACGTCATCGGCGGGCGCAGTATCGGCCCGGTCGTCACAGGCTTTTCCGAACGCGCCTCCGAGATGAGCGGTTGGCTCACGCTCGGTGTCCCGAGCGATGCCTTCGGAACCGGTGTGATGGCCTTCTACAACGGGCTTGGAATGATCCCCGCCGACCTGTTTGCGTGGGCCGGGATCGCAAAGCGCCTCCGGAAGTACACGGAGATCGTGAAGGCGGTTACACTGCCGACCTTCTTCGAGACGCGTCTGCAAGACGATACCGGGTACGTCAAAGGCGTCTCCGCGATCGTCCTAATGATTTTCGAGGGCGGATACGTGGGCGCACAGATCGTCGCCGCCGGGACGCTGCTGGAGGTGCTCACTGGCGTCTCGTCGCTGATTGGGATCCTCGTGGGCGGCGTCATCGTCGTCGGTTACACCATGCTCGGCGGCTACTTCGCCGTCGCGTGGTCCGACTACGTACAAGGCGCGATCATCCTGATCGCGTTTATCATCCTCCCGATCATCGCGTTCACCAACTACGGGCTCCCGTTCGGTGAACTCGAGTCCATCGGAAGTTCGTACACGAGCGTCACGGCCGGGATGTCCGGCTGGGCCGCCATCTTCGGGATCATCAGCTACGCCGCGATCGGGCTCGGCATCCCCGGGAACCCACACGTGATGGTCCGGTTCATGGGGATCGATGAAGTCAAGAACATCCGTCTCGCGGCGCTCGTCGCCCAGCTGTTCATGTTCGTCGCTTACATCGGTGCCGGTTTCGTCGGGCTGTACGCACTGGTCGTCTTCGGCCAGAGCGGCATCGAGGACCCGAACAACGTCATGCCGTTGCTCACGCTCGAGTTCTTCCCCGGTGCGATCGCGGGGATCATCCTGGCGGCCGCACTCGCTGCGATGATGTCCAGTGCCGACTCGCAACTGCTCGTCGCGACGAGTGCTATCGTCGAGGACGTCTACCACGGCTACATCAACCCGGACGCGAGTCAAGAGACGCTGGTCCGATACTCCCAGTACGTCACGCTCGGGCTCGGAGCAGCGAGCGTCGCCTTTGCGTACTTCGCACAGAACACGCCCATTTACACGCTCGTTCTCGACTATGCCTGGGGTGGCCTCGGCGCAGCCATCGGACCGACGCTCATCGCGTCGCTGTGGTGGAAACGGATCACTGCAACGGGATCAGTCGCGAGTATGATCGTTGGCACCCTGACGATGGTCCTGTGGATTCAGCTATCGACCCTTCTCGAGGTGCTCGGACTCATGGGTGCAGTCGAGGGCTCGGCATTCCTCACTGGACTGGTCGGTGTCTACGGCCTCTTCCCAGCGTTCATCCTCTCGACGACAACGCTCATCGTCGTCTCACTCCTGACGAAGCCGCCCGAGGGCGTCGACGATCATTTCCAATCTTTCGACAAACCACTCTCGGCCCTCTCGAGCAGTGACGATCCAACGGGAACGCCCGAGTACGTGACCGACGGGGGTCGTGATGTCGATCCCAAGGCAGTCACAGAAACTGACAACATTCGTGCACACGTTACGGCCAGCGACTACTGGGAGACGGGTGACGAATAA
- a CDS encoding proline dehydrogenase family protein, producing MIPPIASRFVAGTSASGALDHVSECNETDMGGILNLLGEHYHDPEPAAEDAEEYCHLVSQLATRDLNGCVSVKPSQIGINVGSDVFTKNFEQIVEIAAAEDVFVWCDMEDHTTTDTTLDAVEATARDHPNGVGVAIQANLTRTHDDLSRLADIPAAVRLVKGAYDEPSSVAHDSKAAIDEAYQTHLEFLFREFDQGVAVGSHDPAMLETAVDLHKEYGTPFEIQMLMGVREDAQRELAAKGYEVNQYIPYGDKWMQYFYRRVRERKENALFALRAVVGV from the coding sequence ATGATCCCCCCGATCGCTAGCCGATTTGTCGCCGGGACATCCGCATCCGGTGCGCTGGATCATGTCTCGGAGTGTAACGAAACGGACATGGGCGGTATCCTGAACCTTCTCGGTGAACACTACCATGACCCCGAACCCGCGGCCGAAGACGCCGAGGAATACTGCCACCTCGTCTCTCAACTAGCCACTCGAGACCTGAACGGGTGCGTCTCGGTCAAGCCATCCCAGATCGGAATCAATGTTGGCTCCGATGTCTTTACGAAGAACTTCGAGCAAATCGTCGAAATCGCGGCGGCCGAAGACGTGTTCGTCTGGTGTGATATGGAAGACCACACGACGACTGACACGACCCTTGATGCTGTTGAAGCGACGGCACGCGACCATCCCAACGGCGTCGGCGTCGCCATTCAGGCGAACCTTACACGGACACACGATGATCTATCCCGGCTCGCCGATATCCCAGCCGCAGTTCGACTGGTAAAAGGTGCGTACGACGAACCGTCGTCGGTCGCCCACGATTCGAAAGCAGCCATCGATGAGGCCTACCAAACGCATCTCGAGTTTCTGTTCCGTGAGTTTGATCAGGGCGTCGCGGTCGGGAGCCACGACCCAGCGATGCTCGAGACCGCAGTCGACCTCCACAAGGAGTACGGAACGCCGTTCGAGATTCAGATGCTCATGGGAGTTCGCGAGGACGCCCAGCGCGAACTCGCTGCGAAGGGCTACGAGGTCAATCAGTACATCCCCTACGGCGACAAGTGGATGCAGTACTTTTACCGACGGGTCCGCGAGCGAAAGGAGAACGCGCTGTTCGCGCTTCGCGCCGTCGTCGGCGTGTGA
- a CDS encoding helix-turn-helix domain-containing protein, which produces MSSTSSTTTTTGTADGTRLTLEIWHPDCWGLQATEAVDAGLLVHTVHRTVDETVKGHFTVYADTTAQLDECIAFTDDSPLTHSTVELGQRSTSTAPSPGNATRELFVEYEPEHSISDTLVSHGFIHDASVRVEAGAEHWPVFVADGRAEVRDRLESVRAETDAEISISRVAPADGDSSESIDRTDRLTPRQREAFDLACERNYYAWPREISTRELADELGVSKTTLLEHLRTAEAKLLNPDEFSD; this is translated from the coding sequence ATGAGCAGCACGAGTTCGACGACGACCACGACAGGGACAGCGGACGGCACACGACTCACCCTCGAGATCTGGCATCCGGACTGCTGGGGCTTGCAGGCGACCGAGGCAGTCGACGCTGGGCTTCTCGTCCACACCGTCCATCGAACCGTCGATGAAACCGTCAAAGGGCACTTTACCGTCTATGCCGATACGACGGCGCAACTCGACGAATGTATCGCCTTCACAGATGACTCACCACTGACACACTCGACGGTCGAACTCGGACAGCGATCGACCAGTACGGCACCAAGTCCAGGGAATGCGACCCGCGAACTGTTCGTCGAGTACGAGCCCGAACACAGTATCAGCGACACGCTCGTCTCACACGGATTCATCCACGACGCGTCAGTGCGCGTCGAAGCCGGGGCCGAACACTGGCCGGTTTTCGTCGCTGACGGTCGCGCTGAAGTCCGTGACCGACTCGAGTCCGTTCGGGCTGAGACCGATGCGGAGATTTCGATCAGCAGGGTCGCCCCGGCTGACGGCGACTCATCGGAAAGTATCGATCGGACCGACCGTCTCACGCCGCGTCAGCGGGAAGCATTCGATCTCGCGTGCGAACGGAACTACTACGCGTGGCCCCGCGAGATCAGCACGCGCGAGCTCGCGGACGAACTTGGCGTCTCGAAGACGACGCTGCTCGAGCACCTCCGGACCGCTGAAGCGAAACTGCTCAATCCCGACGAGTTCTCGGATTAA
- a CDS encoding aldehyde dehydrogenase family protein: MSQQATDQPNRHYINGEWTEGESVETFESENPATGETLRTFHRGTEADVDDALEAADSVQEEWRALSYIDRAEYLWDIYHDLRERTGELGEIVTKECGKEISEGKADVVEAAHMVEWAAGNARHPHGDVVPSEIASKDAYMRRKPRGVVGCITPWNFPVAIPFWHMAVALVEGNTVVWKPAEQTPWCAEIVAEMFEASGIPDGVFNMVQGFGDAGAAIVDDPRVDSVLFTGSAEVGQQVAQTVAEQPGKLAACEMGGKNGVVISDEADLDTAVHSAVMSSFKTTGQRCVSSERLIIHEDVYDEFTERFIEIAENIAVGDPLAEDTFMGPLVEEEHREKVLEYNELARNEGVNVLVDRDELDDEEIPDGHDDGHWIGPFVYEADPDADLRCTQEEVFGPHIGLMKYSGDIEDGVEIHNDTDYGLAGAIISENYREINYYRDNAEVGLAYGNLPCIGAEVHLPFGGVDKSGNGYPSGREVIEAVTERTAWTLNNSKDIEMAQGLSADITTEDD; the protein is encoded by the coding sequence ATGAGTCAACAGGCGACAGATCAGCCAAACCGACACTACATTAACGGCGAGTGGACCGAGGGAGAGAGTGTGGAGACGTTCGAAAGCGAGAATCCGGCGACCGGTGAGACGCTTCGGACCTTCCACCGCGGGACCGAGGCCGACGTCGACGATGCCCTCGAGGCCGCGGACAGCGTCCAGGAGGAGTGGCGTGCCCTATCGTACATCGACCGCGCGGAGTATCTCTGGGACATCTACCACGATCTCCGCGAGCGGACGGGCGAACTCGGCGAGATCGTCACGAAGGAGTGTGGCAAGGAGATTTCGGAAGGGAAGGCCGACGTCGTTGAGGCCGCACATATGGTCGAGTGGGCCGCGGGGAACGCCCGCCACCCGCATGGAGATGTCGTCCCATCCGAAATTGCGAGCAAGGACGCGTACATGCGGCGCAAGCCCCGTGGCGTCGTCGGCTGTATCACGCCGTGGAACTTCCCCGTTGCGATCCCGTTCTGGCACATGGCCGTCGCGCTGGTCGAGGGCAACACCGTCGTCTGGAAACCCGCCGAACAGACGCCGTGGTGTGCCGAGATCGTCGCCGAAATGTTTGAGGCGAGCGGGATTCCCGACGGTGTCTTCAACATGGTCCAAGGCTTCGGCGACGCCGGAGCCGCCATCGTCGACGATCCGCGCGTCGACTCCGTTCTCTTTACCGGCTCGGCCGAGGTCGGCCAGCAAGTCGCACAGACCGTCGCCGAACAACCCGGCAAACTCGCGGCCTGTGAGATGGGTGGCAAGAACGGCGTCGTCATCAGCGACGAAGCCGACCTCGATACAGCCGTCCACTCGGCCGTCATGAGTTCGTTCAAGACGACCGGCCAGCGGTGTGTCTCCTCCGAGCGCCTGATCATCCACGAGGATGTCTACGATGAGTTCACGGAGCGCTTCATCGAGATCGCCGAAAACATCGCAGTCGGTGACCCGCTGGCGGAAGACACCTTCATGGGACCGCTTGTCGAAGAAGAGCACAGGGAAAAGGTCCTCGAGTACAACGAACTCGCGCGGAACGAGGGGGTGAACGTACTCGTCGACCGCGACGAACTGGACGACGAGGAGATTCCGGACGGCCATGATGACGGTCACTGGATCGGCCCGTTCGTCTACGAGGCCGATCCGGACGCGGATCTCCGCTGTACGCAAGAGGAGGTCTTCGGTCCCCACATTGGGCTCATGAAGTATTCGGGTGACATCGAGGACGGTGTCGAGATCCACAACGATACCGACTACGGGCTCGCAGGGGCGATCATCTCGGAGAACTACCGCGAGATCAACTACTACCGCGACAACGCTGAGGTCGGACTCGCGTACGGGAACCTGCCGTGTATCGGGGCGGAAGTCCACCTGCCGTTTGGCGGGGTCGACAAGTCCGGGAACGGCTACCCCAGCGGTCGCGAAGTGATCGAGGCCGTCACCGAACGCACTGCCTGGACGCTGAACAACTCGAAAGATATCGAGATGGCACAGGGACTCTCCGCCGATATTACGACCGAGGATGACTGA
- a CDS encoding IclR family transcriptional regulator, giving the protein MTDDGPRSVKTTKTSLALVRTVRDSDGATLSELADHLDLAKSTVHNHLHTLVDEGFLVRDGDTYHVGLQFLPFSEHARNRNPLYSTARQQVYALAKETGNEADFIVEENGRAYTLEYAIGESTSRGLSESSPFRAGNRFHMHNCASGKAMLALLSDARVREILDRWGLPATTAHTITDESVLFDELETIRQQGYATNNEELIDGYRSIGAAVTGPSDDVIGAFSIGGPAYRMAVDESSTQEIAQLLIDEIDSLESELSY; this is encoded by the coding sequence ATGACGGACGATGGTCCCCGCTCGGTCAAGACGACGAAAACGTCACTCGCACTCGTTCGTACGGTTCGTGACAGCGACGGGGCGACGCTGAGCGAATTAGCCGACCATCTCGATCTGGCGAAGAGTACCGTACACAATCACCTGCATACGCTGGTCGACGAAGGGTTTCTCGTTCGCGACGGCGACACCTACCATGTCGGACTCCAGTTTCTCCCGTTCAGCGAACACGCACGAAACCGGAATCCGTTGTACTCGACGGCCCGCCAGCAAGTCTACGCTTTAGCCAAAGAGACGGGCAATGAAGCCGATTTCATCGTCGAAGAGAACGGCCGCGCGTACACACTCGAGTACGCGATCGGCGAATCGACCTCCCGTGGTCTCTCGGAATCGAGTCCGTTCCGTGCAGGAAACCGCTTTCACATGCACAACTGTGCCTCGGGCAAGGCCATGCTGGCGTTGCTGTCCGACGCACGCGTTCGGGAGATACTCGATCGCTGGGGGCTACCGGCCACAACCGCCCACACAATAACCGACGAGTCAGTATTGTTCGACGAACTCGAGACGATACGGCAACAGGGGTACGCGACGAATAACGAGGAACTGATCGACGGCTATCGATCCATCGGTGCAGCGGTAACGGGTCCCAGCGATGACGTCATCGGCGCATTCTCTATTGGCGGGCCGGCGTATCGCATGGCTGTCGACGAATCGTCGACCCAGGAGATCGCACAGCTACTTATAGACGAGATTGACTCACTCGAATCGGAACTCTCCTATTAA
- a CDS encoding creatininase family protein — translation MQLETNSWTEIEEVAPTAALVPVGSTEQHGPHAPVGTDTIIARAIAADADREWAGDSVVLPPVPVGIAPYHGRFSGTLSVSPETLRRYVRDIVESLSNSSSGIETVVLVNGHGGNGETLSHLARKLSTSTSIDLDVYRWEWMRAVDEHVGHAGELETSVLLHLCPEDVGEPVTGDATTWANTVDGGVLHEFTDEFSENGAVGDATDASPEQGERVFATAVDALVSFLDRIQ, via the coding sequence ATGCAACTCGAGACGAATTCGTGGACTGAGATAGAAGAAGTGGCACCGACGGCGGCGCTCGTCCCGGTCGGAAGCACGGAACAGCACGGCCCCCATGCGCCGGTCGGAACCGATACGATCATCGCCCGGGCAATCGCTGCTGACGCCGATCGAGAGTGGGCAGGTGATTCGGTCGTGCTTCCGCCGGTACCGGTCGGTATCGCACCGTATCACGGTCGGTTCTCCGGAACGCTGTCGGTTTCACCGGAGACGCTCCGGAGGTACGTCCGCGACATCGTGGAATCCCTCTCGAACTCGAGTTCGGGTATCGAGACGGTCGTACTCGTCAACGGACACGGCGGAAACGGTGAGACGCTGTCCCATCTCGCTCGAAAGTTGTCTACGTCGACATCGATCGATCTCGACGTGTATCGCTGGGAGTGGATGCGCGCCGTCGACGAGCACGTTGGACACGCAGGTGAACTCGAGACTTCGGTCCTCCTCCACCTGTGTCCCGAGGACGTCGGGGAGCCGGTCACGGGCGACGCGACTACCTGGGCAAATACGGTCGACGGCGGTGTTCTCCACGAATTCACCGATGAATTCAGCGAGAACGGCGCGGTCGGCGACGCGACAGATGCGTCCCCGGAACAGGGCGAACGAGTGTTCGCGACCGCGGTTGACGCGCTCGTGTCGTTTCTCGATCGGATTCAGTAG
- a CDS encoding RNA-guided endonuclease TnpB family protein, with amino-acid sequence MIRTVRTFEATITNQRQVRDDLDQLGWAASKLWNVGRYYAQEQWDETGEIPDDGELKAELKSHERYTDLHSQSSQRVLEELAEAFNSWFGKRRNGDDRARPPGYRKHGDSHPRSTVSFKAAGFKHDAQFTRVRLSKGRNLKEHRSDFILCEYQTRPDVDLTEWDIQQVRAVYKYDEWRLQFLCRTTIDPEPPGDEVAGVDLGICNFATVSFGGESVLYPGGALKEDEYYFTKKKAKCDDSSSREATRLDRKRTGRRTHFLHALSKSIVEECVERGVGTLVVGDLGGIREDDENGESRNWGDHGNIDLHGWAFDRFTTLLDYKAEAEGIDVELVSERDTSKSCSVCGHTDDSQRVERGLYVCEKCDTVANADVNGAENIRQKVLPSLATDGGDRDNGWLAQPSVHLFDRSEGCFAPREQVVNCEP; translated from the coding sequence ATGATCCGAACCGTCCGAACATTCGAGGCGACGATTACGAACCAGCGACAGGTTCGTGACGACCTCGACCAACTCGGATGGGCCGCCTCAAAACTCTGGAACGTCGGTCGCTACTACGCACAAGAACAGTGGGACGAAACGGGCGAGATTCCCGATGACGGGGAACTCAAAGCTGAACTCAAAAGCCACGAACGCTACACGGACTTACATTCTCAATCCAGTCAGCGCGTTCTCGAAGAACTCGCTGAGGCGTTCAACAGCTGGTTCGGCAAGCGTCGGAACGGCGACGACCGTGCCCGACCGCCCGGCTACCGTAAACACGGAGATTCCCACCCACGTTCAACCGTGTCATTCAAAGCGGCTGGCTTCAAGCACGACGCACAGTTCACCCGTGTCCGCCTCTCGAAAGGCCGCAACCTCAAAGAACACCGTTCAGACTTCATCCTGTGTGAGTATCAAACTCGACCAGATGTTGACCTGACCGAGTGGGACATTCAACAGGTTCGTGCCGTCTACAAGTACGACGAGTGGCGGTTGCAATTCCTCTGTCGCACCACTATCGATCCGGAACCGCCGGGCGATGAAGTGGCTGGTGTTGACCTCGGGATTTGCAACTTCGCCACCGTCTCGTTTGGCGGAGAATCTGTGTTGTATCCGGGTGGCGCACTCAAAGAGGACGAATACTACTTCACGAAGAAGAAGGCGAAGTGCGATGATTCTTCGTCTCGTGAGGCTACTCGTCTTGACCGCAAGCGGACGGGTCGCCGGACACACTTCTTGCACGCCCTCTCAAAATCGATTGTTGAGGAGTGTGTCGAACGAGGTGTCGGAACGCTTGTCGTTGGCGACCTCGGCGGCATCCGTGAAGACGATGAGAACGGCGAGTCCCGCAACTGGGGCGACCACGGCAATATCGACTTGCACGGGTGGGCGTTCGACCGCTTCACGACGCTGCTCGACTACAAGGCGGAAGCCGAAGGTATCGACGTGGAGTTAGTGTCAGAACGTGATACGTCGAAGTCGTGTTCGGTGTGCGGTCACACGGACGACAGCCAGCGTGTTGAACGCGGGTTGTACGTGTGTGAGAAATGCGATACGGTTGCGAACGCGGACGTGAATGGTGCGGAGAACATTCGGCAAAAGGTACTCCCGAGTCTCGCCACGGATGGCGGTGATAGGGATAACGGCTGGTTGGCACAGCCATCGGTTCACCTGTTCGACCGTAGTGAGGGCTGTTTCGCCCCACGAGAACAGGTCGTGAACTGCGAACCGTAA
- a CDS encoding RNA-guided endonuclease TnpB family protein yields MTELTKTLELKLVDPNAHKQRKLCETRDAYQQALADAFDAGCTTQTEANDVVVDYDLSGYAKNALKKYVPQLTTTYNAGELHDNHPVRFTNEGLRLDHKPENAIEWYVKIPHHEDYHLWIPAQPNPEQRGWLEALNAGDAKMGESRLFERDGMWYLHVTATRNVEERSEESAEERTPIGVDIGEASLVTVCHRDDHGSPTAPELWADEGKTVRRLRKTYFTATRRLQTRGSERIAESFRDDVWNLIDDIFHTVTRGVVEYAESVENPVLVLEDLTYIRESMDYGDFMNRRLHGWGFAKLHAQIRYKAVEKGIPVKTVNPRNTSKECHSCGEVGYRPKQATFKCTNDGCWMGEYQADVNGAINIADRYLSGESRFREHTDDDDSAEDGARLTAPQDSQADAETQQKTLGTYAS; encoded by the coding sequence ATGACGGAACTTACCAAGACGTTGGAACTGAAACTAGTCGACCCGAACGCCCATAAGCAGAGGAAACTCTGTGAGACACGGGACGCCTACCAGCAAGCCCTCGCGGATGCGTTCGACGCTGGTTGTACCACCCAGACCGAAGCGAACGACGTGGTGGTTGACTACGACTTGAGCGGGTACGCGAAGAACGCACTCAAGAAGTACGTCCCGCAACTCACGACGACCTACAACGCGGGCGAACTTCACGACAACCACCCCGTTCGCTTCACCAACGAAGGACTGCGACTCGACCACAAGCCCGAGAACGCTATCGAGTGGTACGTCAAAATTCCCCATCACGAAGACTATCACCTCTGGATACCAGCACAACCGAATCCCGAACAGCGAGGTTGGCTGGAAGCGTTGAACGCGGGAGACGCCAAGATGGGCGAGAGTCGCCTATTCGAGCGGGACGGGATGTGGTATCTCCACGTCACCGCCACCCGAAACGTGGAGGAACGCTCCGAGGAATCTGCCGAAGAACGGACGCCTATCGGAGTAGACATCGGAGAAGCGTCACTCGTCACGGTGTGTCACCGCGACGACCACGGTTCTCCGACCGCGCCCGAACTGTGGGCCGACGAGGGCAAGACCGTCCGTCGGCTCCGTAAGACCTACTTCACTGCCACTCGCCGACTCCAGACGCGCGGGAGTGAGCGTATCGCGGAGTCCTTCAGGGACGACGTGTGGAACCTGATAGACGATATATTCCACACCGTCACCCGCGGAGTTGTGGAGTACGCCGAATCCGTCGAGAATCCTGTTCTTGTTCTAGAAGACCTGACGTACATACGGGAGTCGATGGACTACGGCGACTTCATGAATCGGCGTCTCCACGGATGGGGATTCGCCAAACTCCACGCGCAGATACGCTACAAAGCTGTCGAGAAGGGTATCCCCGTCAAGACGGTGAACCCGCGCAACACATCGAAGGAGTGCCATTCGTGCGGTGAAGTGGGGTATCGTCCAAAGCAGGCGACGTTCAAATGCACGAACGACGGCTGTTGGATGGGCGAGTACCAAGCGGACGTGAACGGCGCGATAAACATCGCAGACCGCTACCTCAGCGGAGAGAGTCGTTTCAGAGAACACACGGACGACGATGACTCGGCTGAGGATGGGGCGCGTTTGACCGCGCCACAAGACAGCCAAGCCGATGCTGAAACCCAGCAGAAGACGCTTGGAACGTATGCGTCTTGA
- a CDS encoding zinc ribbon domain-containing protein, giving the protein MPQSISKKRPWLAALLATFATGLGHLYLRRWRRALGWLAVSLGVTALFTDPAAVDEFLTGSWNFDVLLAIAPMFIVVGCSIVDAYLLAHIQNANARSSEPSDGDLVSCPHCGNELDPDLEFCHWCTRSVDGTDRDQREA; this is encoded by the coding sequence ATGCCCCAGTCGATATCGAAGAAGCGACCGTGGCTCGCAGCGCTACTCGCAACATTCGCCACTGGCCTCGGGCACCTGTACCTCCGGCGATGGCGTCGCGCACTCGGATGGCTTGCCGTCTCACTCGGCGTGACCGCCCTGTTTACCGATCCAGCGGCGGTCGACGAGTTTCTAACCGGGAGCTGGAACTTCGATGTGTTGTTGGCGATCGCACCGATGTTCATCGTTGTCGGATGTAGCATCGTCGACGCGTATCTCCTCGCACATATCCAGAACGCAAACGCTCGTTCGTCCGAGCCATCCGATGGAGATCTGGTCTCGTGTCCCCACTGCGGAAACGAACTCGATCCGGACCTCGAGTTCTGTCACTGGTGTACGAGATCGGTTGACGGAACCGATCGTGATCAACGGGAAGCATGA
- a CDS encoding TetR family transcriptional regulator C-terminal domain-containing protein, protein MADSPESSPSDPNEQIMRATYQALREHGYADLTMKQIAEAYGKSTAAIHYHYDTKDDLLAAFLDYLLDQFQETVHEVETTDPEHRLELLLDKLLVEPEDHQDLLIAMLEMRSQAPYNDTFSERFQQNDEYIRYMLTTVIDHGITDGVFTDVDAEHVSLALMTIVDGARTREVVLDDTNALATARRTADEYVTAVLLDGE, encoded by the coding sequence ATGGCTGATTCACCGGAATCGTCTCCTTCGGATCCGAATGAGCAGATCATGCGTGCTACCTACCAGGCACTTCGCGAGCACGGATACGCTGATCTCACGATGAAACAGATCGCCGAGGCGTATGGCAAGTCAACCGCTGCGATCCATTACCACTATGATACGAAAGACGATCTTCTCGCAGCGTTTCTGGACTATCTCCTCGATCAATTTCAGGAAACGGTACACGAGGTAGAAACGACCGATCCGGAGCACCGACTGGAGCTGCTACTCGACAAGTTGCTTGTCGAACCGGAAGACCACCAGGACCTGTTAATCGCGATGCTGGAAATGCGGAGCCAGGCTCCGTACAATGACACGTTCAGCGAGCGGTTCCAGCAGAACGACGAGTATATTCGATACATGCTCACGACGGTGATCGATCACGGCATTACGGACGGCGTGTTTACCGATGTCGATGCCGAACACGTCTCACTGGCACTCATGACTATCGTCGATGGTGCCCGAACTCGAGAGGTCGTACTAGACGATACGAACGCACTCGCCACGGCGAGACGGACTGCCGACGAATACGTGACTGCAGTACTGCTAGATGGCGAGTGA